One Cupriavidus basilensis genomic window carries:
- the gspD gene encoding type II secretion system secretin GspD produces the protein MPNMNLKCNPARACALLLALTANLPQGVLSAQVSPQPQQRVTLEFDNAEIVQVVQAIATAHGKTVLLDPRVKGSLSLSSDKPLTTAQAMRTLQSALRLQGYAMVEDGDILKVIPEADAKLQAMATVIGNANETGTRGNQVITQVFRLKQESATTLIPVLRPLITPNSVINAYANNNTIVVTDYADNVRRIADIIAAVDKGVAGGDVEVVPLRHVIASDVAVLLQRMLDPGNAATSGSATAGSASGGSGEAGLRVSVVAEPRSNTLLIRAPSTERLQQSKALVAKLDRPSSRPGNMYMVPLKNASATTLAQTLRALVAADATLSMTNSGGIAQATASSGSYPSMPPLPTGGGVGGTLGGGLSGTTTTTTGGGFGTSSMGASTGSAAPATTGGTIQADPATNSLLITASEPVYRNLRALIDELDTRRAQVYVESMIVEITSDNAAELGIQWQVQNGRLFSGTNFGSGGQNIVTLGAGAVTGGGILPSLAANVASAGGLNVGVISGKLGLNALLRALSTQQGVNILSTPNLMTLDNEEARIMVGQNLPFVTGSYAQTGSSASVTPFQTIERQDVGLTLRVRPQITDSDGVKLQIYQETSDVISAGGNNGPTTNKRALETSVMVDTGDIIVLGGLMQDSYNEGVDKVPGLGDIPLLGALFRYENKQRRKTNLMVFLRPTIVRTPDSARNVVMTRYDYMRNEGARYPSDNWFVRDDDTPQLPATSGQPDGAPLPLGNRRAVPPARPQAGGSGLSAPPPRPAGPMPDAAGEIAAPVTPNTTPVRPVTSPDDRGG, from the coding sequence ATGCCGAACATGAACCTCAAATGCAATCCTGCGCGCGCCTGCGCACTGCTGCTTGCCTTGACTGCCAACCTGCCGCAAGGGGTGCTTTCGGCGCAGGTCTCCCCGCAACCTCAGCAACGCGTTACGCTGGAGTTCGACAACGCTGAGATTGTCCAGGTAGTGCAGGCCATCGCTACTGCGCACGGAAAGACAGTGCTGCTCGACCCTCGTGTCAAAGGCTCGCTCAGCCTGTCCTCGGACAAGCCGCTGACCACCGCGCAAGCCATGCGCACGCTGCAGTCGGCCCTGCGCTTGCAAGGCTATGCCATGGTGGAGGACGGCGACATCTTGAAGGTCATTCCCGAGGCCGACGCAAAACTTCAGGCGATGGCGACGGTCATTGGCAACGCAAACGAGACCGGCACGCGTGGCAATCAGGTCATCACGCAGGTATTCCGCCTCAAGCAGGAGTCCGCAACCACGCTGATACCCGTGCTGCGCCCGTTGATCACGCCGAACAGCGTGATCAATGCCTACGCAAACAACAACACCATCGTTGTCACAGACTACGCCGACAACGTGCGCCGCATCGCCGACATCATCGCTGCCGTCGACAAAGGCGTGGCAGGAGGCGATGTGGAGGTGGTGCCGCTGCGCCACGTGATTGCCAGCGATGTGGCAGTCCTGCTGCAGCGCATGCTCGATCCGGGTAACGCCGCGACCAGCGGCAGTGCCACTGCCGGCAGCGCAAGCGGCGGCAGTGGCGAAGCCGGCCTTCGCGTATCGGTGGTGGCAGAGCCGCGCAGCAACACACTGCTGATCCGCGCCCCAAGCACGGAGCGGCTGCAGCAATCCAAGGCGCTGGTGGCCAAGCTGGACCGTCCTTCCAGCCGCCCAGGCAATATGTATATGGTGCCGCTCAAGAATGCGAGTGCCACCACATTGGCCCAAACCCTGCGGGCGTTGGTGGCGGCGGACGCCACGCTGTCGATGACGAACAGCGGCGGCATCGCACAAGCGACAGCCAGCAGCGGCTCCTATCCGTCGATGCCACCTCTCCCCACGGGCGGCGGCGTAGGCGGGACCCTGGGCGGTGGGCTTAGCGGCACCACCACCACTACAACCGGCGGCGGCTTTGGCACCTCGAGCATGGGGGCGAGCACTGGCAGCGCGGCCCCTGCCACCACTGGCGGTACCATCCAAGCCGACCCCGCCACCAACTCCCTGCTGATCACGGCCTCCGAGCCGGTCTATCGCAACCTTCGTGCACTGATCGACGAACTAGATACCCGCCGGGCCCAAGTCTACGTCGAGTCCATGATCGTGGAGATCACCTCGGACAACGCCGCTGAGCTCGGCATCCAGTGGCAGGTACAGAACGGACGCCTATTCAGCGGCACAAATTTCGGCAGCGGCGGACAGAACATCGTCACATTGGGCGCAGGCGCGGTCACCGGTGGGGGCATCCTGCCATCGCTTGCGGCGAATGTAGCCAGTGCCGGCGGCCTGAATGTCGGCGTCATCAGCGGCAAGTTGGGGCTCAATGCGTTGTTGCGCGCGCTTAGCACACAGCAGGGCGTCAATATCCTGTCCACCCCGAACTTGATGACGCTGGATAACGAGGAGGCCCGTATCATGGTCGGGCAAAACCTGCCCTTCGTCACTGGCTCCTACGCTCAGACCGGCAGCTCGGCTAGTGTCACGCCGTTCCAGACCATCGAACGCCAGGACGTGGGATTGACCTTGCGAGTTCGCCCGCAGATCACAGACAGCGACGGCGTCAAGTTGCAGATCTACCAAGAAACATCGGACGTGATCTCGGCGGGCGGCAATAACGGTCCCACCACTAACAAGCGCGCGCTGGAAACCTCGGTAATGGTTGATACCGGTGACATCATCGTGCTCGGCGGCCTTATGCAGGATTCCTACAACGAAGGCGTGGACAAGGTGCCGGGCCTTGGCGATATCCCGTTGCTCGGCGCGCTGTTCCGCTACGAGAACAAGCAACGCCGCAAGACCAACCTGATGGTGTTCCTGCGGCCCACCATCGTACGCACGCCCGATTCCGCGCGCAATGTCGTAATGACGCGCTATGACTACATGCGCAACGAGGGTGCACGCTACCCTAGCGACAACTGGTTTGTGCGCGATGACGATACGCCGCAATTGCCGGCAACGTCCGGACAGCCGGACGGCGCGCCGCTGCCCTTGGGCAACCGCCGCGCGGTGCCTCCTGCCCGCCCGCAGGCCGGAGGCAGCGGCCTTTCCGCTCCCCCACCGCGTCCCGCGGGACCCATGCCCGACGCAGCAGGCGAGATCGCGGCACCCGTTACGCCCAACACCACCCCTGTACGGCCGGTGACAAGCCCCGACGATCGAGGCGGATGA
- the gspI gene encoding type II secretion system minor pseudopilin GspI, whose translation MPAKPRPSSPGGFTLIEVLVALTIVAVALGACLRVAGLLADSSDSLRARSVAEWSAANRLAELRLARRWPEPGTRRFACDQGRVALRCEESVSPTADPLIRLVVISVYRNSDSNDAGTRLAQLATVMTDGSRSDR comes from the coding sequence ATGCCGGCTAAGCCTCGGCCCTCATCGCCTGGCGGGTTCACGCTGATCGAAGTGCTGGTAGCGCTGACCATCGTCGCCGTGGCGCTCGGCGCCTGCCTACGCGTGGCCGGTCTGTTGGCCGACAGCAGCGACAGCCTGCGCGCGCGCAGTGTGGCCGAATGGAGCGCAGCCAACCGGCTTGCCGAACTGCGCCTGGCCAGACGTTGGCCGGAACCCGGCACGCGCCGCTTTGCCTGCGACCAAGGGCGGGTGGCGCTTCGCTGCGAGGAAAGCGTCAGTCCCACCGCGGATCCACTAATTCGCCTCGTGGTGATCTCGGTCTATCGAAATAGCGACAGCAATGACGCAGGCACGCGGCTTGCCCAACTGGCCACGGTGATGACAGATGGCTCGCGTTCGGATCGGTAA
- a CDS encoding PulJ/GspJ family protein, translating into MEMIIAIAILAIIAVVSWRSLDGIIRGQHAVADSMAETRSLDRLFAQLSYDLAEAVPDAQLGAGAIQFDGAQLHIVRALREPGQPTRWQVVGYRTADGILWRSISAPVASREAARAALEAPPSERQALVEHAVGLEVRGWIDPSGNLGNSANAISAGWAVRDGGVRPPPVMAGASPILPLNRVTGVEVVVLTGAPPTAYRRVLAPTP; encoded by the coding sequence ATGGAGATGATCATCGCCATCGCTATCCTGGCGATCATCGCAGTGGTCTCATGGCGCTCGCTCGATGGCATCATCCGCGGCCAGCATGCCGTGGCCGACAGTATGGCGGAGACCCGCTCGCTGGATCGCCTGTTCGCCCAACTCAGCTACGATCTTGCCGAGGCCGTGCCCGACGCCCAACTGGGTGCCGGGGCGATCCAGTTTGATGGCGCACAGTTGCACATCGTGCGCGCATTGCGTGAGCCGGGCCAGCCGACGCGCTGGCAAGTGGTCGGTTACCGCACGGCAGATGGCATCTTGTGGCGCAGCATCTCGGCCCCGGTGGCCAGCCGGGAAGCTGCGCGCGCCGCGCTCGAAGCGCCGCCCTCCGAGCGTCAGGCACTGGTCGAACATGCCGTTGGGCTAGAGGTACGCGGCTGGATTGATCCGAGCGGCAATCTCGGGAACTCCGCCAATGCGATCAGCGCGGGCTGGGCCGTGCGTGACGGCGGCGTTCGCCCTCCGCCCGTAATGGCAGGTGCATCTCCCATACTGCCACTCAACCGGGTAACCGGGGTGGAAGTCGTGGTATTGACCGGAGCCCCGCCAACCGCCTACCGCCGCGTTCTGGCACCCACTCCATAA
- the gspF gene encoding type II secretion system inner membrane protein GspF: protein MPAFRYEAVDFAGKICRGMIEAEGSRAARGQLRTRGLTPLKVMVVTAAPAGSGTFGSRLGTQEQALFTRQVASLLTAGLPLNEALGALADQAERTYVRELIGAIRAEVISGQSFSAALSQHPRDFPDIYRALVSAGEHSGKLHVVLTKLADYIESRNALTQKIKLAFTYPAVVTVVAFGIVVFLLTYVVPQVVGVFTTTKQKLPTITTIMLACSDFARDWGWLAALVCFAAAWLVRRILALPGPRHRWHAWLLTAPLLGKLVRGYNTARFASTLAILTSAGVPILRALQAAGETLNNVALRDNVEDAISRVREGTSLARALASANQFPPVLIHLIRSGESTGKLPEMLERAAEGEASQLERRTLFITGLLEPALILGMGLMVLLIVLAVLMPILEINQMVR from the coding sequence ATGCCAGCTTTTCGCTATGAAGCCGTAGATTTTGCCGGCAAGATCTGTCGCGGCATGATCGAGGCCGAGGGCAGCCGCGCCGCGCGCGGCCAACTCCGCACGCGCGGCCTGACCCCCCTCAAAGTTATGGTAGTGACCGCCGCGCCGGCAGGAAGCGGTACCTTCGGCAGTCGCCTGGGCACCCAGGAGCAAGCGCTCTTCACCCGTCAGGTGGCAAGCCTGCTTACTGCCGGCCTTCCGCTCAACGAAGCGCTGGGGGCACTAGCCGACCAGGCAGAGCGTACCTATGTAAGGGAACTCATCGGCGCGATCCGCGCCGAGGTCATTTCTGGCCAATCCTTCTCCGCGGCACTCTCGCAACACCCTCGGGACTTTCCCGACATCTACCGCGCCCTGGTTTCCGCCGGGGAACACAGCGGGAAGCTGCATGTGGTGCTGACGAAGCTGGCGGACTATATCGAGAGCCGCAACGCATTGACACAGAAGATCAAGCTCGCCTTTACCTATCCCGCTGTGGTCACCGTGGTCGCGTTCGGCATCGTCGTCTTCCTGCTGACCTACGTGGTCCCGCAAGTGGTAGGGGTGTTTACCACCACCAAGCAGAAACTGCCGACGATTACGACCATCATGCTCGCCTGCAGCGATTTCGCGCGCGACTGGGGCTGGTTGGCCGCGCTCGTTTGCTTCGCCGCAGCGTGGCTGGTTCGCCGCATACTCGCCCTACCCGGCCCGCGCCACCGCTGGCATGCCTGGCTGCTCACGGCGCCGCTGCTCGGAAAGCTTGTGCGCGGCTACAACACCGCGCGCTTCGCCAGCACGCTGGCCATTCTCACCAGCGCCGGCGTCCCGATCCTGCGCGCACTGCAGGCGGCCGGTGAGACCCTTAACAACGTGGCATTACGCGATAACGTGGAAGACGCCATCTCGCGTGTGCGCGAGGGCACATCACTGGCCCGCGCCCTCGCGTCCGCCAACCAATTCCCGCCAGTGCTGATTCATCTGATCCGCTCTGGCGAATCCACCGGCAAGCTACCTGAGATGCTCGAGCGCGCGGCCGAGGGCGAGGCCAGTCAGTTGGAGCGGCGGACGCTGTTCATCACCGGCCTGCTAGAACCTGCGCTGATACTAGGCATGGGCCTGATGGTGCTGTTGATCGTGCTTGCGGTGCTGATGCCAATCCTGGAGATCAACCAGATGGTGCGCTAA
- a CDS encoding DNA/RNA non-specific endonuclease, whose product MKDVKQQLDSLVRERAAITADQRKASLLAVWSKDPLAAEPDRSRAKNFAARMGAESLQGDSIDYLPTSFLALGTRRSRAVAIVRSGTGSALATGFLISPALFITNNHVLETATDAAAALIEFNFETTEDGTPLIGSRFALAPQRFWLSSPIDQLDFAIVAVGERLAGPDDITSFGYLSLSDRPDKHALGMTVNIIEHPQGRRKQVVVRENRLLARGEGGGAEHCLHYAADTEEGSSGSPVANDNWEVVALHHWGVPHLDTVSLDGVAIPMTVNEGIRASAIVAQLRRDLASLAAPAQALLGAALATGDAALPTAVPIAPLAPGNPPPGAHVLHLGGESLQPIATGSTMSAENAENTETRQVVLVPLEISVRVARQADTQHLSASQSALVLPSASETLPRGLQYAERMRLDRNYKNRNGYNPHFIDGLAIALPDLVQARSGEIAPLKNGVPGNPALLEYENFSIMICAPRRMAFVSAVNIDAAHYIDIDRDTGAPKVGPEGDSWYDDDRMDPRYYIGQDFYGAWSTYFDRGHLTRRSDPTWGTPEQAARANADTFHRTNCTPQHFRFNESIKFWQGLERYILEFGVLKINAKVTVLTGPVLDDDNVAPCDGINVPLLFWKVVLRVGPDQQPQASAFVVSQEKLLKEARVALKPPADDIAPVVETFRIGVAKLASLTGLDFSGFAQYDTYKSRPGAEAVPRPMTAWEDAL is encoded by the coding sequence GTGAAGGACGTCAAGCAACAGCTGGACAGCCTCGTACGCGAGCGCGCGGCAATCACCGCCGACCAGCGCAAAGCCTCACTGCTGGCAGTATGGAGCAAAGATCCGTTGGCGGCGGAGCCGGACCGCTCCAGGGCAAAGAACTTTGCCGCACGCATGGGCGCGGAATCGCTGCAGGGCGACAGTATCGATTACCTGCCAACCTCATTCCTTGCCTTGGGTACCCGTCGCAGCCGCGCCGTCGCTATCGTCCGCTCAGGCACGGGCTCTGCACTGGCAACCGGCTTCCTGATCAGTCCCGCCCTGTTCATCACTAACAACCATGTGCTGGAGACCGCCACGGATGCCGCAGCCGCCCTGATCGAGTTCAACTTCGAGACAACAGAAGACGGAACGCCCTTGATCGGCTCACGCTTTGCCCTCGCGCCTCAGCGCTTCTGGCTGTCAAGTCCGATCGATCAACTTGACTTCGCTATCGTAGCGGTGGGTGAGCGGCTCGCCGGCCCGGACGACATTACGAGCTTTGGCTACCTGAGCCTGAGCGACCGTCCGGACAAGCATGCGCTGGGGATGACAGTGAACATCATCGAGCATCCACAGGGCCGCCGCAAGCAAGTCGTGGTGAGGGAAAACCGCCTGCTGGCACGCGGAGAAGGCGGTGGCGCCGAGCATTGCCTGCACTACGCCGCCGACACCGAGGAAGGCTCCTCCGGCTCGCCCGTCGCGAATGACAACTGGGAGGTGGTCGCGCTGCATCACTGGGGCGTCCCGCATCTGGATACGGTCTCACTCGACGGCGTCGCCATCCCCATGACAGTCAATGAGGGCATTCGCGCAAGCGCCATCGTCGCTCAACTGCGACGAGACCTCGCAAGCCTCGCCGCCCCCGCCCAGGCCCTGCTAGGCGCCGCGCTGGCTACCGGCGACGCGGCGCTGCCCACCGCCGTCCCGATTGCCCCACTGGCACCCGGAAACCCACCGCCGGGCGCCCACGTCCTCCACCTCGGGGGCGAATCCCTACAACCAATCGCCACGGGAAGCACCATGTCCGCTGAAAACGCAGAAAACACGGAAACCCGCCAGGTTGTCCTGGTACCGCTGGAGATCAGCGTGCGCGTCGCGCGGCAAGCCGACACGCAGCACCTCTCAGCAAGCCAATCCGCACTGGTGCTGCCCTCCGCAAGCGAAACACTGCCGCGCGGGCTGCAATATGCCGAGCGCATGCGACTCGACCGGAACTATAAAAACCGCAACGGCTACAACCCGCACTTCATCGACGGCCTCGCCATTGCACTGCCTGATCTCGTACAAGCACGCTCCGGCGAAATCGCGCCCCTGAAGAACGGCGTGCCCGGTAACCCTGCCCTGCTTGAGTACGAGAATTTCTCCATCATGATCTGCGCACCGCGCCGGATGGCATTCGTGTCGGCCGTGAATATCGACGCCGCGCACTATATCGACATTGATCGCGATACCGGCGCGCCCAAAGTCGGGCCGGAAGGTGACAGCTGGTACGACGACGACCGCATGGACCCTCGCTACTATATTGGCCAAGACTTCTATGGCGCGTGGAGTACGTACTTCGATCGTGGCCACCTCACGCGCCGCAGCGATCCCACCTGGGGCACGCCGGAGCAAGCAGCCAGAGCTAATGCGGATACGTTCCACCGGACGAATTGCACGCCGCAACACTTCCGCTTCAACGAGAGCATCAAGTTCTGGCAAGGCCTGGAGCGCTACATTCTCGAATTCGGCGTACTGAAGATTAACGCCAAGGTCACCGTGCTAACGGGGCCAGTCCTCGACGACGACAATGTGGCACCTTGCGACGGTATTAATGTGCCACTACTGTTCTGGAAGGTGGTCTTGCGCGTAGGCCCCGACCAGCAGCCGCAGGCAAGCGCCTTCGTGGTCAGCCAGGAAAAGCTGCTCAAGGAAGCGCGCGTCGCCCTCAAGCCACCTGCGGACGACATCGCCCCGGTCGTGGAGACCTTTAGGATTGGCGTGGCCAAGCTTGCCAGCCTGACCGGTCTGGACTTCTCGGGCTTCGCACAGTACGACACCTACAAGAGCCGGCCAGGCGCCGAAGCTGTTCCCCGGCCGATGACGGCGTGGGAAGACGCGCTCTGA
- the gspG gene encoding type II secretion system major pseudopilin GspG: protein MRTRSAAGFTLIEIMVVIVILGVLAALVVPKIMSRPDEARRVAARQDIAAIMQALKLYRLDNGRYPTAEQGLQALIARPTVEPLPNNWKSGGYLEKLPKDAWGQPYQFVNPGVRGEIDIFSFGADGQPNGAGNDADIGSWE, encoded by the coding sequence ATGCGGACACGTTCCGCCGCCGGCTTTACCCTAATCGAAATCATGGTGGTGATCGTCATTCTCGGTGTGTTGGCCGCGCTGGTAGTGCCCAAGATCATGAGCCGGCCAGACGAGGCCCGGCGAGTCGCAGCACGCCAGGATATCGCCGCGATCATGCAGGCGCTCAAGCTGTACCGACTTGACAATGGTCGATATCCCACGGCCGAACAGGGACTGCAAGCCCTCATCGCGCGCCCGACGGTGGAGCCGCTGCCCAACAACTGGAAGAGTGGCGGATACCTCGAGAAACTGCCCAAGGACGCCTGGGGCCAGCCTTACCAGTTCGTGAATCCGGGCGTCCGGGGCGAAATCGACATCTTCAGCTTTGGCGCCGACGGCCAACCTAACGGCGCTGGCAATGACGCAGACATCGGATCATGGGAATAG
- a CDS encoding type II toxin-antitoxin system prevent-host-death family antitoxin — translation MTVAPRVENAGEASKERGNSEDPMPLQPGRATPHFSSRQHGFARRDCGRPPDFSKGARLVSTLKGYGMTESQWVISVTKFSANPSRALEAAQEQPVLITKHQRPHAYLVSAECWVEMRTLLANDRAEKAEKVNGDSAIKQVSISGTSCGNE, via the coding sequence TTGACAGTCGCGCCTCGCGTTGAAAACGCAGGCGAGGCAAGCAAAGAGCGAGGCAATTCCGAGGATCCGATGCCGCTCCAACCGGGCAGAGCAACACCACATTTCTCCAGCCGCCAACATGGCTTCGCCCGCCGAGATTGCGGACGACCGCCTGATTTTTCCAAAGGCGCTCGTCTCGTCTCTACATTAAAAGGTTACGGCATGACGGAAAGCCAGTGGGTCATCAGCGTAACAAAGTTCAGTGCCAACCCCTCCCGTGCCTTGGAGGCCGCGCAAGAGCAACCGGTACTGATCACAAAGCACCAACGCCCGCATGCATACCTAGTGTCTGCGGAGTGCTGGGTCGAGATGCGCACCCTCCTCGCCAACGATCGCGCGGAGAAGGCCGAAAAAGTCAATGGCGACAGCGCCATAAAGCAAGTCAGCATCTCCGGTACCTCGTGCGGTAATGAATAA
- the gspE gene encoding type II secretion system ATPase GspE yields MVTPAATPSRRSANARLVPYAWARAARLLVVPRPGDVPEAWLCPDTSAQAIAEAVRTFGINRLVMLSAEALQQALSQAYAANEGSAAQVVGEVEGEVDLSRLMQELPAVEDLLEAEDDAPVIRMINALLTQAAREGASDIHIEAFEQSSVVRQRVDGTMRDIVRPNKALHGALISRIKIMAQLDIAEKRLPQDGRITLRVAGRAVDVRVSTLPTGHGERAVLRLLDKDASRLDLAKLGMSADTLRLFDRQIQQPHGIVLVTGPTGSGKTTTLYAALSRLDAAATNIMTVEDPIEYDLDGIGQTQVNARIDMTFGKALRAILRQDPDVIMIGEIRDLETAQIAVQASLTGHLVLATLHTNDAASAVTRLTDMGVEPYLLASSLLGVLAQRLVRRLCPACKWEQEGLWHPRGCTRCGPTGYQGRSGIYELLVVDDQVRKQIHQRAADADIRAAAVSAGMLSMRQDGQRWIDAGLTSLEEVLRVSKD; encoded by the coding sequence ATGGTCACGCCCGCCGCCACCCCCTCCCGTCGCTCTGCCAACGCGCGCCTGGTGCCCTATGCCTGGGCCCGAGCGGCTAGGCTGCTGGTCGTCCCGCGGCCCGGTGACGTGCCGGAAGCGTGGCTATGCCCCGACACCTCTGCCCAAGCCATCGCCGAAGCTGTACGAACATTTGGCATCAACCGCCTTGTCATGCTTAGCGCCGAAGCACTGCAGCAGGCTCTGTCACAAGCGTATGCCGCCAACGAAGGCTCCGCAGCGCAAGTAGTGGGAGAAGTGGAGGGCGAGGTCGACCTGTCGCGGCTGATGCAGGAGCTGCCAGCCGTAGAAGACCTGCTGGAAGCCGAGGACGATGCGCCGGTAATACGCATGATCAACGCCCTGCTCACCCAGGCAGCGCGCGAGGGCGCGTCGGACATCCACATCGAAGCCTTCGAACAAAGTTCGGTGGTGCGGCAGCGCGTGGATGGCACCATGCGCGATATCGTCCGACCCAACAAGGCGCTGCACGGCGCGCTGATCTCCCGCATCAAGATCATGGCGCAGCTGGATATCGCGGAGAAGCGTCTGCCCCAAGACGGGCGCATTACGCTACGGGTGGCTGGCCGCGCCGTGGACGTGCGCGTCTCCACTCTGCCCACCGGACACGGCGAACGGGCGGTGTTGCGCCTGCTTGACAAAGATGCTAGCCGGCTTGACCTGGCGAAACTTGGCATGAGCGCGGATACGCTGAGGCTGTTCGATCGCCAGATCCAGCAGCCGCACGGCATCGTACTGGTCACCGGCCCCACAGGCTCGGGCAAAACCACGACCCTGTATGCCGCTTTGTCCCGGCTGGACGCTGCCGCCACCAACATCATGACGGTCGAGGACCCTATTGAGTATGACTTGGACGGCATCGGCCAGACCCAGGTCAACGCGCGTATCGATATGACCTTCGGCAAGGCGCTGCGCGCTATCCTACGCCAAGACCCCGACGTCATCATGATTGGCGAAATCCGTGACCTGGAGACAGCCCAGATTGCAGTGCAGGCCTCATTGACCGGCCACCTCGTGCTCGCGACCCTGCATACAAACGATGCCGCTTCGGCAGTCACCCGGCTCACCGACATGGGGGTAGAACCCTACTTGCTTGCCTCCAGCCTTCTCGGCGTACTGGCGCAGCGATTGGTCCGGCGCCTGTGTCCGGCCTGCAAGTGGGAACAGGAAGGTCTCTGGCACCCCCGCGGGTGTACCCGGTGTGGGCCCACCGGATACCAGGGCCGCTCCGGCATCTACGAACTGCTGGTAGTAGACGACCAGGTGCGCAAGCAAATCCATCAACGTGCGGCCGATGCCGATATCCGCGCGGCGGCGGTCAGCGCCGGCATGCTCAGCATGCGCCAGGATGGGCAGCGCTGGATCGACGCCGGCCTGACCTCGCTGGAAGAAGTGCTGCGCGTCAGCAAAGATTGA
- the gspH gene encoding type II secretion system minor pseudopilin GspH has translation MIATPSRRLTARQYSGKSRYGFTLLEMMVVVVIIGIVSGLVVVNAQPSPRNLLQHQAQRLILLLQDAHQEARLRAQPIAWEATPQSYRFLVRDGEGWQPMRDELLRAGSWGAPLSALSVAQPNSAPQAGAVRVLFGREPMEPTVTITLERDGARASILTTAPGRYVVQ, from the coding sequence ATGATCGCCACGCCAAGCCGCCGCCTCACGGCCCGTCAGTATTCAGGCAAGAGTCGATACGGCTTCACGCTGCTTGAGATGATGGTGGTGGTGGTCATCATCGGCATCGTCAGCGGGCTTGTTGTGGTCAATGCCCAGCCTAGCCCTCGCAACTTGCTACAGCATCAGGCCCAACGACTGATCCTGCTGCTACAGGATGCGCACCAGGAAGCCAGGCTGCGAGCGCAGCCCATCGCATGGGAAGCGACGCCGCAAAGCTACCGGTTCCTGGTCCGCGATGGAGAAGGCTGGCAACCCATGCGCGACGAGTTACTGCGAGCTGGCAGTTGGGGGGCACCGCTATCGGCGCTCAGTGTGGCGCAGCCGAATTCCGCGCCACAGGCCGGCGCGGTGAGAGTCTTGTTCGGACGCGAGCCAATGGAGCCCACGGTCACCATTACGCTGGAGCGCGACGGAGCACGCGCCAGCATCCTAACCACCGCGCCAGGCCGCTATGTGGTGCAGTAG